The candidate division KSB1 bacterium nucleotide sequence CCTGCGGGTACTCCTCAGCCTGCATGTACAGCGAGGTCAGGGAGCGGTAGGCGTCCTTATCATTTGGCGCAAGCTCCACCACCTTCTCGTACATGGCAATAGCCCGCTTCAGACTGTCCAGTTGCACATAGGTGTAGCCCAGATTCTTGTAGGCCTCAGTGCGCTTTGCATCGATGACCAGGCAGGTCAGGAAGTCCTCCTTGGCCGCCGCCAGCTGCCCGGCATTTACCCTCTTGATGCCGTTGTTGAAGTAGGAGACCCAATGGCGCTCGATATCGTGCTTGATGCGCGGCTCAAAACGAGGCGAAATGGCCAACGAGGCGTCAAACTCTTTGCGCATCCCCGCAAAATCCCCGCGCTGCGCATAGGCCTGCCCCAGCAAGAAGTGAGCTTCTGCGTCCTGAGGGTAGATCTTTACCGCCATCTCCAATTGCTCAGTCGCCTTGGCCCAGTCGTCTTGCTGGATGTACACCTTGGCCGAGGTCACCTCCTTGGACTGGCACCCCAACAGAACAAGGCTTGCTCCCAGAAACACCAGTACTCCTACAGCGATCAAACGTTTCCGCATCTTGCAGCTCCCTCGTGAGAATGAGACTTTTCCGCCTTCGCCCTTGACGGTGAAATATACGGCAAAACTCTTACTAAATCAAGCATTATTTCGCAGCTTTTCCGCAAACGGCGGGGTAATCACCCCTTTTTCGGTGATGATGGCGCTCACCAGCTCATGCGGCGTCACGTCGAAGGCGGGGTTATAGACCTTGATGCCTGCAGGGGCAATTTGCACGCCGAAGCCGGAGATGAGCTCTTCCGCGCCCCGTTCTTCAATGGGAATATCGGCCCCGGTGGCTGTCTCCAAGTCAAGCGTGGAGCTGGGCGCCGCGACGTAAAACGGAATCTGATGACACCTGGCCACCACCGCCAGGTTGTACGTGCCAACCTTGT carries:
- a CDS encoding tetratricopeptide repeat protein, coding for MRKRLIAVGVLVFLGASLVLLGCQSKEVTSAKVYIQQDDWAKATEQLEMAVKIYPQDAEAHFLLGQAYAQRGDFAGMRKEFDASLAISPRFEPRIKHDIERHWVSYFNNGIKRVNAGQLAAAKEDFLTCLVIDAKRTEAYKNLGYTYVQLDSLKRAIAMYEKVVELAPNDKDAYRSLTSLYMQAEEYPQVLRIADRRLELDPGDVDAIASKALAYDYMGEGDKALGEYEQALQQQPDNPDLLFNLGRLHYLRGNYEKAIEQFEKVIEKNPDDADALVNVGNAYLSIGDQIRKRAVEEEEKGKRFNEKEIEDLKKQIEKYHCGAIPYLERAVQLKPDNANAWYNLGVAYVNCGRREDGEKAFDRAAELRK